One Candidatus Binatia bacterium genomic window, AAGTTCGTTTTTGGGTTCACCTTCGTGGCGCTCGGGTTTCTGCTCTACGCGTACTTCCGCACCTGGACAGGCATTTGGGTGCCCATCTTCTCCGGCATTCTGTCGAGTATTTGGGGGCTGGCGATCGCCGCGCTGCTCGGATTCAGTGTCGACCCCCTTGTGCTGGTCATCCCGATCTTCCTGACCGCGCGGGCACTCAGCCATTCGGTGCAGTCGATGGACCGCTACCATGAAGAGTTCTACCGGTTGCGGGACAAGCATCAGGCAATCGTGGTGTCGTACTCGCACCTCTTTCCACCGGCCATCGCTTCGATCGTTGCCGATGGCGTCGGCCTGCTGATCGTTGCGGTGGCGCCGATTCCTTTGATCCAGAAAGTGGCGATCTTCGCCAGCTTCTGGGTTGTGTCGATGTTCATCAGCGTCGTGACCCTGCATCCGATCATCCTTTCCTACATCAACCCCCCGCCGCCACCGGACGCACACGCACAGCAGAGCACGGGACCGCTGAGTGTCGGAACCGCAACGGCAGTGCTCGGCGGGATCATTGCTGCGGCTGTGGTGGTCAGCTGGATGGCTCTGGTCGATGGGCGATGGGCCTTTCTGGCCATTACGCCGATCATTGGATGGTACTGGCTGACCTATTCGGAGCGGATATATCCCGCCGTCACACAACTCGTCATCAACGCCAGCGAAGGCTCACGGCGTTGGGTGGTGATTGGGATCACGGTGGCTCTGTACCTCGTTCTGCCGATATGGGGGTGGACACTCAAAGTCGGCGACATGACTCCCGGCGCGGCGCTCCTTTTTCCAGATCATCCGTACAATGTTGCCTACAAGAAGCTGAACGAGAAGTTTTTGGGGGCCAGTCAGCTGATCTTGATCGCGGACGGCATGAGGCCCGACGGGATGAAGGGCGAGGGCGCACTCACCGCCGTCGATGAAATGGCCGATCACATGCAGTCGGTCAGGGGTGCCAGCCGGACGATTACGATCGTGGATATCGTCAAGCAGCTCGAAGGGCTGCAGCACGACGGCGACCCGAAGTGGGCGCTGGTGCCGGTCAATCCCAAGGAGATCAGCCAGGTCATCTACCAGTTCCAGCAAAATGCGGCGGCGAACTCGCTCAACATGTTTCTGGACAGCAGCGGCCGGTACGGCTCGGTGATCACGCTGTTCCGCGACTACTCGCACGACATCATCATGAACTCGATTGCCCATGCCAAGGAGTTCGCCGACCGGTACACCGGCGGCGAAGTCCGGTTCCGCTATGCGGGCGGCCTGTTCGGCATCCTGGCCGCGGTCAATCAGGCGGTCGAGAGCTCTTACTGGATCAACCTCGGCCTCATCTATTTCGTCGTGACCTTCTGCCTCTACCTCACCTACGGCTCATGGTACGCGGCCGGGATACTGATGATCCCGGTGATTCTCTCGCAGCTTGCGGCCGAAGCGCTGATGGTGCTGATCCACATCGACCTCAACGTCAAT contains:
- a CDS encoding MMPL family transporter; protein product: MIPQRWIEAYLRFLLRNRRGVAILVAVMTAFFAYSMKDLRLHTDFFDFYPRRHPYIQFYNEFRRMFGTANVMNVILEVKKGDIYNPETLQKLDRITKFMINTKGVVPYQILSIAHPAVNSATVTQGSVQVRPVFYPGVPKTQEDAERVRFAVYANPNIRGVYVSHDDTAAVVNTGFWEEALDFQYLHDRMMELKRAEEDANHTIYITGFPWLYTSVLQYAQQLKFVFGFTFVALGFLLYAYFRTWTGIWVPIFSGILSSIWGLAIAALLGFSVDPLVLVIPIFLTARALSHSVQSMDRYHEEFYRLRDKHQAIVVSYSHLFPPAIASIVADGVGLLIVAVAPIPLIQKVAIFASFWVVSMFISVVTLHPIILSYINPPPPPDAHAQQSTGPLSVGTATAVLGGIIAAAVVVSWMALVDGRWAFLAITPIIGWYWLTYSERIYPAVTQLVINASEGSRRWVVIGITVALYLVLPIWGWTLKVGDMTPGAALLFPDHPYNVAYKKLNEKFLGASQLILIADGMRPDGMKGEGALTAVDEMADHMQSVRGASRTITIVDIVKQLEGLQHDGDPKWALVPVNPKEISQVIYQFQQNAAANSLNMFLDSSGRYGSVITLFRDYSHDIIMNSIAHAKEFADRYTGGEVRFRYAGGLFGILAAVNQAVESSYWINLGLIYFVVTFCLYLTYGSWYAAGILMIPVILSQLAAEALMVLIHIDLNVNSLPIAAAGAGVGVDYGIYHFSRMIDTYDEIGKLDEAVDYATATTGKAIIFTATTMVAGTIFFWLSDLKFQAEMGFLLALLMTFNTLGGLVVVPAFVKALRPGFLVNRKPKAVVQELAAAS